One genomic segment of Aliarcobacter cibarius includes these proteins:
- a CDS encoding alpha/beta fold hydrolase: MKEKIYFIPGLMTNERLWNRILPKIEDDFEIVHLKIPKSTNFDEINKLLHKEIQEEKINLLGFSLGGYIASYFAINFPSRVKRLFMLSATPAKTSDIELARRREKLEFAKINDEIYLDIQKAKTLVEEQNQNDIELLQTIVTMFNEMGKDTFISQLESTFNREDLSSHLKELKLPVTMFYSSDDRLLDSLAIRKLENEKHNINLIKRFGTSHNIPLEFPDELAQNIKNWMNN, translated from the coding sequence ATGAAAGAAAAAATATATTTTATTCCTGGGCTTATGACAAATGAACGATTATGGAATAGGATTTTACCAAAAATAGAAGATGATTTTGAAATTGTACATTTGAAAATTCCAAAAAGTACAAATTTTGATGAAATTAATAAACTTTTACATAAAGAGATTCAAGAAGAAAAAATTAATCTTTTAGGTTTTTCCTTAGGAGGTTATATTGCCTCATATTTTGCAATAAATTTTCCTTCTAGAGTAAAAAGATTGTTTATGCTAAGTGCAACTCCTGCAAAAACTTCTGATATTGAGTTAGCTAGAAGAAGAGAAAAATTAGAATTTGCGAAAATAAATGATGAAATTTATTTAGATATACAAAAAGCAAAAACTCTAGTTGAAGAACAAAATCAAAATGATATAGAATTATTGCAAACTATTGTTACTATGTTTAATGAAATGGGTAAAGATACATTTATATCTCAACTTGAGAGTACTTTTAATAGAGAGGATTTATCATCACATTTAAAAGAGTTAAAATTGCCTGTAACTATGTTTTATAGCTCTGATGATAGATTACTTGATTCTTTAGCAATTAGAAAATTAGAAAATGAAAAACATAATATAAATTTAATAAAAAGATTTGGTACGAGTCATAATATTCCTCTTGAATTTCCTGATGAACTTGCACAAAATATAAAAAATTGGATGAATAACTAA
- the nadB gene encoding L-aspartate oxidase has translation MIYDYIIVGAGIAGLNAARLIPKDKRVLILCKMSTWNSNTFWAQGGIASAVDETDIPAHIKDTLEAGANYNNLEAVELLSKESIPTIKELIDAGMNFDKKEDGSLAYTKEAAHSRNRILHASGDATGREIHLFLLEHCPHEILTQAVVCDLLIQDDICYGVQYFTSEYEQKVAFSNNVIIASGGVGSIYKYHTNSTANAGEVHGIIAEKNISLKDMEMTQFHPTVLKGTSFARKPLLSEALRGEGAFVVDENGKRFLFDYHEDGELAPRDIVSRAIFDYNKRTGLGVYLSFENFEKRAFKQRFPNIYENIKDLGYELPFENVPISPAFHYCMGGIEVGLDTKVKGFKNLYAIGEVACNGVHGANRLASNSLLEGLVFSRIAVNNSLKENFKISKENYTKEIKVYTRNKNIDKEIKDDLRRTMWETAGIVRSKKELKEALERIENYLKLDVGRLLYLRLLTARTILKASLKREKSLGAHFIKED, from the coding sequence ATGATATATGATTATATAATAGTTGGAGCTGGAATAGCAGGATTAAATGCAGCTCGACTTATACCAAAAGATAAAAGAGTTTTAATCCTATGTAAAATGTCTACTTGGAATTCAAATACTTTCTGGGCACAAGGTGGAATAGCAAGTGCAGTTGATGAAACTGATATCCCAGCGCATATAAAAGATACATTAGAAGCTGGTGCTAATTATAACAATCTTGAGGCAGTTGAGCTTTTAAGTAAAGAATCAATTCCTACAATAAAAGAGCTTATTGATGCAGGTATGAATTTTGATAAAAAGGAAGATGGAAGTTTGGCTTACACAAAAGAAGCTGCTCATAGTAGAAATAGAATTTTACACGCTTCTGGAGATGCTACAGGAAGAGAAATTCATCTATTCTTACTTGAACACTGCCCTCATGAAATATTGACTCAAGCAGTAGTTTGTGATCTATTAATTCAAGATGATATTTGTTATGGGGTACAATATTTCACAAGTGAATATGAACAAAAAGTTGCTTTTTCTAATAACGTTATAATTGCTAGTGGAGGGGTTGGTTCTATTTATAAGTATCATACAAATTCAACTGCTAATGCAGGAGAAGTTCATGGAATTATCGCTGAAAAAAACATTTCTTTAAAAGATATGGAAATGACTCAATTTCATCCAACGGTTTTAAAAGGTACAAGTTTTGCTAGAAAACCTCTTTTAAGCGAAGCATTAAGAGGTGAGGGTGCTTTTGTTGTAGATGAAAATGGTAAAAGATTTTTATTTGATTATCATGAAGATGGAGAGTTGGCTCCTAGAGATATAGTGAGTAGAGCTATTTTTGATTACAATAAAAGAACTGGATTGGGTGTTTATTTATCATTTGAAAACTTTGAAAAAAGAGCATTTAAACAAAGATTTCCAAATATATATGAGAATATTAAAGACTTAGGATATGAACTTCCTTTTGAAAATGTTCCAATAAGCCCAGCATTTCACTATTGTATGGGTGGAATTGAAGTTGGACTGGATACAAAAGTTAAAGGTTTTAAAAATCTTTATGCCATTGGTGAAGTTGCATGTAATGGAGTTCATGGAGCAAATAGATTAGCATCAAACTCTTTATTAGAAGGGCTAGTATTCTCAAGAATTGCAGTAAATAATTCTTTAAAAGAAAATTTTAAAATATCAAAAGAAAACTATACCAAAGAGATAAAAGTTTATACAAGAAATAAGAATATAGATAAAGAGATAAAAGACGATTTAAGAAGAACAATGTGGGAAACTGCAGGAATTGTTAGAAGTAAAAAAGAGTTAAAAGAAGCACTAGAAAGAATAGAGAATTATCTGAAGCTTGATGTTGGAAGATTACTATATTTAAGACTTTTAACAGCAAGAACTATATTAAAAGCAAGTCTAAAAAGAGAGAAATCTTTAGGGGCTCATTTTATAAAAGAAGATTAA
- a CDS encoding lipoate--protein ligase family protein, producing the protein MKFNNKFRLIISQNLSSKVNSNIDKALFKAFNNDSLPILRIYSWEDSISFGAGQNIDDYSSLKEEYKNNVSKRLTGGGVLFHGHDISYTIVLNPNMIENRDVKETYFLLCQFLLKFYEYLGLKASFAKDNENIILSKSPFCQVGFEAYDIIINDKKIGGNAQKRAKNCILQHGSIPLFKKQNSEFFGSSLDDFGINLGFEEAKDALVKAFIESFNVEFIEDDLNSDEIEILNRLNNENN; encoded by the coding sequence GATTGATTATATCACAAAACCTTAGTTCTAAGGTTAACTCTAATATAGATAAAGCATTATTTAAAGCTTTTAATAATGATAGCTTACCAATTTTAAGAATTTATTCTTGGGAAGATAGCATTAGTTTTGGTGCAGGGCAAAATATAGACGATTATTCTTCGTTAAAAGAGGAGTATAAAAACAATGTATCTAAGAGATTAACAGGTGGTGGAGTTCTTTTTCATGGACATGATATCTCTTATACAATAGTTTTAAATCCAAATATGATTGAAAATCGTGATGTAAAAGAGACATATTTTCTATTATGTCAATTTTTGTTGAAATTTTACGAATATTTAGGATTAAAAGCTAGTTTTGCAAAGGATAATGAAAATATAATTTTGAGTAAAAGTCCTTTTTGTCAAGTTGGATTTGAAGCCTATGATATTATAATAAATGATAAAAAGATTGGTGGAAATGCTCAAAAAAGAGCAAAAAATTGCATTTTACAACATGGTTCAATTCCATTATTTAAAAAACAAAATAGTGAATTTTTTGGAAGTAGTTTAGATGATTTTGGAATAAATTTAGGTTTTGAAGAGGCAAAAGATGCTCTTGTAAAAGCATTTATAGAAAGTTTTAATGTAGAATTTATTGAAGATGATTTAAATAGTGATGAAATAGAAATTTTAAATAGATTAAATAATGAAAATAATTAA
- a CDS encoding protein adenylyltransferase SelO family protein, which yields MKKNSNKNIETFEELSNLGDYSFIKNLNCDPNSKLNGDNKSPREIFSGHYVLVTPTPIKNPIYISHSQKFFEELGFSEALTNSEDFIKMFSGDMHNISKLTQNIGWATGYALSIYGTEYYAQCPFQTGNAYGDGRAISIFEAIINDKRWEFQLKGAGKTPYCRGADGRAVLRSSVREFLAQEHMHALGIPTSRSLTLFTSKDEQVKRPWFRNNSYSKEPEVMIDEDVAIATRVASSFIRVGQIELFGRRARKNEHENALKELEMIILHLIDREYSEVIRKDLSLEEKVILLANEFQNRLTSLVANWLRVGYCQGNFNSDNCAAGGFTLDYGPFGFIEMFDPKYQSWTNGGMHFSFFNQPIAAQKNFKSFCNSLKLLFNGNSESLQKLQEIENNFSNVMQSKIENMWANKLGIDKFNFELFEELINLMIETKVDYTIFFRELSNIPNDVYLLEKSFYKNLENEEIKIKWNNWLEKWKLHINLKDEESTQELSNKMKLINPKYTLREWHLVWAYQEAENGNYEPVNELQNIMTNPYSEQTKEIEEKYYVKKPSNFFGIAGISHVSCSS from the coding sequence ATGAAAAAAAACAGTAATAAAAATATAGAAACATTTGAAGAACTATCTAATTTGGGTGACTACTCTTTTATAAAAAATCTAAATTGTGATCCCAATTCAAAATTAAATGGTGATAATAAATCACCAAGAGAGATTTTTAGTGGACATTATGTACTAGTAACTCCCACTCCAATAAAAAATCCAATATATATTTCTCACAGCCAAAAGTTTTTCGAAGAATTAGGTTTTAGTGAAGCTCTAACAAATTCAGAAGATTTTATCAAAATGTTTTCAGGAGATATGCATAATATTTCTAAACTTACACAAAATATAGGTTGGGCTACTGGATATGCATTATCTATTTATGGAACTGAATATTATGCCCAATGTCCTTTTCAAACTGGAAATGCCTACGGAGATGGTAGAGCAATATCAATATTTGAAGCAATTATAAATGATAAAAGGTGGGAATTTCAACTAAAAGGTGCTGGAAAAACACCTTATTGTAGAGGTGCTGATGGACGTGCTGTTTTAAGATCAAGTGTTAGAGAATTTTTAGCACAAGAACATATGCATGCGCTTGGTATTCCTACATCAAGATCATTAACTTTATTTACTTCTAAAGATGAACAAGTAAAAAGACCTTGGTTTAGAAACAATTCTTATTCAAAAGAGCCTGAAGTTATGATTGATGAAGATGTTGCTATTGCTACAAGAGTTGCTTCTTCATTTATAAGAGTTGGCCAAATAGAACTATTTGGAAGACGTGCAAGAAAAAATGAACATGAAAATGCTTTAAAAGAGTTAGAGATGATTATTTTACATTTGATTGATAGAGAGTATAGTGAAGTAATCAGAAAAGATTTAAGCTTAGAAGAAAAAGTTATTTTATTAGCAAATGAGTTTCAAAATCGTCTTACTTCATTGGTAGCTAATTGGTTAAGAGTTGGATATTGTCAAGGTAATTTTAATAGTGACAATTGTGCTGCTGGAGGATTTACACTTGATTATGGTCCTTTTGGTTTTATCGAAATGTTTGATCCTAAATATCAATCTTGGACAAATGGAGGAATGCACTTTTCATTTTTCAATCAACCAATAGCTGCTCAGAAAAACTTTAAATCATTTTGCAATTCTCTAAAACTCTTATTTAATGGTAATTCAGAAAGTTTACAAAAACTTCAAGAAATTGAAAATAACTTTTCAAATGTTATGCAATCAAAAATAGAAAATATGTGGGCTAATAAACTTGGAATTGATAAATTTAATTTTGAATTATTTGAAGAACTAATAAATCTTATGATAGAAACAAAAGTTGACTATACTATATTTTTCAGAGAATTATCAAATATTCCAAATGATGTTTATCTTCTTGAAAAAAGTTTTTATAAAAATTTAGAAAATGAAGAGATAAAAATAAAATGGAATAATTGGTTAGAAAAATGGAAATTACATATTAATCTTAAAGATGAAGAATCTACACAAGAATTATCAAATAAAATGAAATTAATCAATCCTAAATATACTTTAAGAGAATGGCATCTAGTTTGGGCATATCAAGAAGCAGAAAATGGAAACTATGAACCAGTAAATGAATTACAAAATATTATGACAAATCCATATTCTGAGCAAACAAAAGAAATAGAAGAAAAATATTATGTTAAAAAACCTTCAAACTTTTTTGGAATAGCAGGTATATCTCATGTTAGTTGTTCATCATAA
- a CDS encoding RidA family protein, with the protein MKIHRINPCKRWSDITVFNQIATFTEVADTDENADIKGQVKQIFDQAEASLALIDSDKSRILAVTIYITDFNNFDALNEVWDSWFSEGTAPSRACVKAEIVNPKLLVEMTFTAAAGEKYK; encoded by the coding sequence ATGAAAATTCATAGAATAAATCCATGTAAACGTTGGTCAGATATTACTGTATTTAATCAAATCGCAACTTTTACAGAAGTTGCTGATACAGATGAAAATGCAGATATAAAAGGTCAAGTAAAACAAATATTCGACCAAGCAGAAGCTAGTTTAGCGTTAATCGATAGTGATAAATCAAGAATTTTAGCAGTAACTATTTATATAACAGACTTTAATAATTTTGATGCTCTAAATGAAGTTTGGGATTCTTGGTTTTCAGAAGGAACAGCTCCAAGTAGGGCTTGTGTAAAGGCTGAAATAGTAAATCCAAAATTACTTGTTGAGATGACATTTACGGCAGCAGCTGGTGAAAAATATAAATAA
- a CDS encoding LptM family lipoprotein gives MSKNIVNFFHTLIIAGVLFSFSGCGYKADPIYAPSDKQETKQQ, from the coding sequence ATGAGTAAGAATATCGTTAATTTTTTTCATACGCTAATTATAGCAGGAGTTTTATTTAGTTTTAGTGGTTGTGGATATAAAGCAGATCCTATTTATGCACCAAGTGATAAACAAGAAACAAAACAACAATGA
- the guaA gene encoding glutamine-hydrolyzing GMP synthase, with protein sequence MKHVPIVVLDFGSQYTQIIARKLRESGVYSEIVPYSESIEDIMARTPKGIILSGGPASVYAADSYHPDSTIFDLGLPILGICYGMQLIAQHFGGKVVPATSHEYGKAQLEIVADNEIFKDTTSGQIVWMSHGDRVEEIPSGFEKIAISENSPYAAIADTNRNIYAFQFHPEVYHSECGSKLLKNFAKYICGCESTWNMGSFAKEQMAKIKNQVGNKKVLCAVSGGVDSSVVATLLFEAIGNQVIPVFVDNGLLRANEREQVETIFKSRGIDLITVDASEEFLTKLARVTDPERKRKIIGETFIEVFDKEAKKHQGVEFLAQGTLYTDVIESVSVKGPSKTIKSHHNVGGLPDWMKFELVEPLREIFKDEVRALGLELGLPRNMINRHPFPGPGLAIRVMGDVNKPDLDLLRKADVILLDVLHSTGYYEKTWQAFTVLLNVKSVGVMGDNRTYDNTVCVRIVDATDGMTATFAHIPHEILETISRRIINEVDGINRVVYDISSKPPATIEWE encoded by the coding sequence ATGAAACATGTACCGATAGTTGTATTAGATTTTGGTAGCCAATATACACAAATTATTGCTAGAAAATTAAGAGAGAGTGGAGTTTATTCAGAGATTGTTCCATATAGTGAATCAATTGAAGATATTATGGCAAGAACTCCAAAAGGAATAATTCTTTCAGGTGGACCAGCTTCTGTTTATGCCGCTGATTCATATCATCCAGATAGTACAATATTTGATTTAGGACTTCCAATTTTAGGAATTTGTTATGGTATGCAACTTATTGCTCAACATTTCGGTGGAAAAGTAGTTCCTGCAACTAGTCATGAATATGGTAAAGCGCAGTTAGAAATTGTAGCAGATAATGAAATTTTCAAAGACACTACATCTGGGCAAATTGTTTGGATGAGTCATGGAGATAGAGTAGAGGAAATTCCATCTGGTTTTGAGAAAATAGCAATTAGTGAAAACTCACCTTATGCAGCTATTGCTGATACAAATAGAAATATTTATGCCTTCCAATTTCATCCTGAAGTTTATCATTCAGAGTGTGGAAGTAAGCTTCTTAAAAATTTTGCAAAATATATTTGTGGTTGTGAAAGTACTTGGAATATGGGAAGTTTCGCAAAAGAACAAATGGCAAAAATTAAAAATCAAGTTGGAAATAAAAAAGTTTTATGTGCTGTTTCAGGTGGGGTTGATAGTTCTGTTGTAGCAACTCTTCTTTTTGAAGCAATTGGAAATCAAGTAATTCCAGTATTTGTTGATAATGGTCTTTTAAGAGCAAATGAAAGAGAACAAGTTGAAACTATTTTTAAATCTAGAGGTATTGATTTAATTACTGTTGATGCAAGTGAAGAATTTTTAACTAAATTAGCAAGGGTTACAGATCCTGAGAGAAAAAGAAAAATTATTGGTGAAACTTTTATTGAAGTATTTGATAAAGAAGCAAAAAAACATCAAGGTGTTGAATTTTTAGCGCAAGGAACTTTATATACAGATGTTATTGAATCTGTTTCTGTAAAAGGACCATCTAAAACTATAAAATCTCACCATAACGTTGGTGGACTTCCTGATTGGATGAAATTTGAGTTAGTTGAGCCTCTAAGAGAAATCTTTAAAGATGAAGTAAGAGCTTTAGGATTAGAGTTAGGACTTCCAAGAAATATGATAAATAGACATCCTTTCCCTGGACCTGGACTTGCAATTAGAGTTATGGGAGATGTAAATAAACCAGACTTAGATTTATTAAGAAAAGCAGATGTTATTTTACTTGATGTATTACATTCAACTGGATATTATGAAAAAACTTGGCAAGCGTTTACAGTACTTTTAAATGTAAAATCTGTTGGAGTTATGGGAGATAATAGAACTTATGACAACACTGTTTGTGTAAGAATAGTAGATGCAACAGATGGAATGACAGCAACTTTTGCACATATTCCACATGAAATACTTGAAACAATTTCAAGAAGAATTATTAATGAAGTTGATGGAATTAATAGAGTAGTGTATGATATTTCATCAAAACCACCTGCAACTATTGAGTGGGAATAA
- a CDS encoding IS1634 family transposase: MFIRKKRNSSGSVSIQILEKVNRRNILIKTVGSSKDKNEIELFYEEALKLIPELTNQPILDLFPSENSENIFDTFVKNLSTNSVLCIGPELFIGKIFDYIGFSKITKDEILKHLVITRLINPGSKLKVIEYLKRYRNIDIDIMKIYRFMDKFHNKYKDEIEQVAFLHTKKIVGEITVLFYDVTILYFENEDEDDLRKIGFSKDGKFQSPQIMLGLLVGEYGYPIGYDIYEGNSYEGNTLIPILEKFEQKFNLQKPIVIADSGLLSKQNIEELKINNYEFILGARIKNENHITKKEILSLNLNDENNLASVKKDDLTLILSYTQKRAKKDKYNREKGLKRLEKTIKSGKLTKDKINSRGYNKYLHLKNEIEVVINYEKFEQDGLWDGIKGYVTNTTLCPNDVIENYSNLWHIEKAFRISKTDLKIRPIHHYLKHRIEAHISISFIAYTVYKELERIIKINDRNLSVQKALEEIKTIYGLEYTNPITNKKKFEILQLNEIQLKIQNIIDIELG, encoded by the coding sequence ATGTTTATACGTAAAAAAAGAAATTCAAGCGGCAGTGTTAGTATTCAAATCTTAGAAAAAGTTAATCGTAGAAATATACTTATTAAAACAGTAGGTTCTTCAAAAGATAAAAATGAGATTGAATTATTCTATGAGGAAGCTTTAAAATTAATTCCGGAACTAACAAATCAACCAATATTAGATCTTTTTCCAAGCGAGAATAGTGAGAATATTTTTGATACATTTGTAAAAAATCTTTCAACAAATAGTGTTTTATGTATTGGACCAGAACTATTTATTGGGAAAATATTTGATTATATTGGATTTAGTAAAATAACAAAAGATGAAATATTAAAACATTTAGTAATCACAAGACTTATAAACCCTGGTAGTAAATTAAAAGTTATTGAATACCTAAAAAGATATAGAAATATAGATATTGATATTATGAAGATTTATAGGTTTATGGATAAGTTTCATAATAAATACAAAGATGAAATAGAACAAGTTGCTTTTTTACATACAAAAAAAATAGTTGGAGAGATAACTGTTTTATTTTATGATGTAACAATACTCTACTTTGAGAATGAGGATGAAGATGATTTAAGAAAGATTGGATTCAGTAAAGATGGGAAATTTCAAAGTCCACAAATAATGCTTGGACTTCTAGTAGGTGAATATGGATACCCAATAGGCTATGATATTTATGAAGGAAATAGCTATGAAGGTAATACACTAATTCCAATACTAGAAAAGTTTGAACAAAAGTTTAATTTACAAAAACCAATTGTAATTGCAGATTCAGGATTATTATCAAAACAGAATATTGAAGAACTGAAAATAAATAACTATGAATTTATTCTGGGTGCAAGAATAAAAAATGAAAATCATATTACAAAAAAAGAGATACTTTCTCTAAATCTTAATGATGAAAATAATTTAGCATCTGTCAAAAAGGATGATCTCACTTTAATTTTATCATATACTCAAAAAAGAGCAAAAAAAGATAAATATAATAGAGAGAAAGGTTTAAAAAGATTAGAAAAAACTATTAAAAGTGGGAAACTTACTAAAGATAAAATCAATAGTAGAGGATATAATAAATACCTTCACTTAAAAAATGAAATTGAAGTTGTAATAAATTATGAAAAATTTGAACAAGATGGACTTTGGGATGGTATCAAAGGATATGTAACAAATACAACTCTTTGTCCAAATGATGTTATTGAAAATTATTCAAATCTTTGGCATATAGAAAAAGCTTTCAGAATTTCAAAAACAGATTTAAAAATTAGACCAATTCATCACTATTTAAAACATAGAATTGAGGCTCATATTTCAATATCATTTATAGCCTACACAGTCTATAAAGAACTAGAAAGAATTATTAAAATTAATGATAGAAATTTGTCAGTGCAAAAAGCACTAGAAGAGATAAAAACAATTTATGGACTAGAATATACTAATCCAATTACAAATAAGAAAAAATTTGAAATTCTACAACTAAACGAAATTCAACTAAAAATACAAAATATTATCGATATTGAACTTGGGTGA
- the lipA gene encoding lipoyl synthase encodes MTQQFNTNNTSEANFKKPEWLRKKLTPHTQVEMENLLKDVGGLHTICQEAKCPNISECFSNKNATFLILGNICTRRCTYCNVKTGLPNGVDETEIKKVTTSVLSLGLKFVVITSPARDDLKDGGAEQFYKVTKDIIEKSPQTKVEILIPDFKGNEDSLKRVIESGATIIGHNVETVPSLYRIRRNGTYARSLEVLRKLKELGGDKIKTKSALMVGLGETEDEMIQVFQDLLEVGCKFLSIGQYLAPSGDFEKVIEYVKPEQFQRYEDIAYKMGFEFVKASPYARSSYMAHHYLNMATAL; translated from the coding sequence ATGACACAACAATTTAATACTAATAATACAAGTGAAGCAAATTTTAAAAAACCAGAATGGTTAAGAAAAAAATTAACTCCTCATACGCAAGTTGAAATGGAAAATTTATTAAAAGATGTAGGTGGGCTTCACACAATTTGTCAAGAAGCAAAATGTCCAAATATAAGTGAGTGTTTTTCAAATAAAAACGCTACATTTTTGATTTTAGGAAATATTTGTACTAGAAGATGTACATATTGTAATGTAAAAACAGGATTACCAAATGGAGTTGATGAAACAGAGATAAAAAAAGTAACCACTTCAGTTTTAAGTTTAGGGCTGAAATTTGTTGTAATAACAAGTCCTGCTAGAGATGATTTAAAAGATGGTGGAGCTGAGCAATTTTATAAAGTAACAAAAGATATTATAGAAAAATCTCCTCAAACAAAAGTTGAAATATTAATTCCTGATTTCAAAGGAAATGAAGATAGTTTGAAAAGAGTTATAGAATCAGGTGCAACTATTATTGGACACAATGTAGAAACAGTTCCGAGCTTATATAGAATTAGAAGAAATGGAACTTATGCAAGAAGTTTAGAAGTTTTAAGAAAACTAAAAGAGCTTGGTGGAGATAAAATAAAAACAAAAAGTGCTTTAATGGTAGGGCTTGGTGAAACAGAAGATGAGATGATTCAAGTTTTTCAAGATTTATTAGAAGTAGGTTGTAAATTTTTAAGTATTGGCCAATATTTAGCACCTAGTGGAGACTTTGAGAAGGTTATTGAGTATGTAAAACCAGAACAATTTCAAAGATATGAAGATATTGCTTATAAAATGGGATTTGAGTTTGTAAAAGCAAGTCCATATGCTAGAAGTTCTTACATGGCTCATCATTATTTAAATATGGCTACTGCTTTATAA
- a CDS encoding M99 family carboxypeptidase catalytic domain-containing protein, translating to MKFLVVLFILVINLFGSNKDFSLYKKEADVKGNTLLIIGGIHGDEPGGYFAPAFFEKHYKIKKGNVWVAPSVNIDSMMADARGIYKDMNRKFSKIDKKDPDFANIQKIKKLITNKKVDLILNLHDGHGFYRKDYENAIFNPKAWGQTTIIDQEKIHSLDKFGNLDEIASKVRDALNKDKLFQDFHFFSVKNTETKAKDEEQQLSLTYFAVTNNKPAFAIETSKNITDLTHKVIYQLKSIEEFMNLMDIKFEKDFDLNNYDEVQKLIAQFGTLTINDNIKLDLENIKNELRFVPMKNSKNSFNFEHILGNVKSVKNYYEVYIGNQKVTTLVPEIFELHDAKEKIKIDIDGKIIETKLGNIIEVENNFKILKSSYRVNIIGYSKDGVDSEDDILLTKGDIQNSYSIDTNNNEYRVEFYKGNKFSGMLIIKFKK from the coding sequence ATGAAGTTTTTGGTTGTTCTTTTTATTTTAGTTATAAATCTTTTCGGTTCCAATAAAGATTTTTCTTTATATAAAAAAGAAGCAGATGTAAAAGGTAATACACTTCTTATTATTGGTGGTATTCATGGTGATGAGCCTGGAGGTTATTTTGCACCTGCATTTTTTGAGAAACATTATAAAATAAAAAAAGGTAATGTATGGGTGGCTCCTAGTGTTAATATTGATAGTATGATGGCAGATGCTAGAGGTATATACAAAGATATGAATAGAAAATTTAGTAAAATTGATAAAAAAGATCCAGATTTTGCAAATATACAAAAAATAAAAAAGTTGATTACAAATAAAAAAGTTGATTTGATTCTAAACTTACATGATGGACATGGTTTCTATAGAAAAGATTATGAAAATGCGATTTTTAACCCAAAAGCATGGGGACAAACAACAATTATTGATCAAGAGAAAATACACTCTTTAGATAAATTTGGTAATTTAGATGAGATAGCTTCAAAAGTAAGAGACGCATTAAATAAAGATAAATTATTTCAAGATTTCCATTTTTTTAGTGTTAAAAATACTGAAACAAAAGCAAAAGATGAAGAACAACAATTATCTTTAACTTATTTTGCTGTTACAAATAATAAACCAGCTTTTGCAATAGAGACAAGTAAAAATATTACAGATCTTACTCATAAGGTAATTTATCAATTAAAATCAATTGAAGAGTTTATGAATTTGATGGATATAAAATTTGAAAAAGATTTTGATTTAAATAATTATGATGAAGTACAAAAATTAATAGCTCAATTTGGTACTTTAACAATAAACGATAATATAAAATTAGATTTAGAAAATATTAAAAATGAGTTAAGATTCGTACCAATGAAGAATTCAAAAAATAGTTTTAATTTTGAACATATTTTAGGAAATGTTAAAAGTGTAAAAAATTATTATGAAGTTTATATTGGGAACCAGAAAGTTACTACTTTAGTTCCAGAAATTTTTGAATTACATGATGCAAAAGAAAAGATAAAAATTGATATTGATGGAAAAATTATTGAAACAAAGCTAGGTAATATTATAGAAGTTGAAAATAATTTTAAAATTCTAAAATCTTCTTATAGGGTAAATATTATAGGTTATAGCAAAGATGGAGTTGATAGTGAAGATGATATTTTACTAACGAAAGGTGATATACAAAATTCTTACTCTATAGATACAAATAATAACGAATATAGAGTAGAATTCTATAAAGGTAATAAATTTTCTGGAATGTTAATTATTAAATTTAAGAAGTAA
- a CDS encoding YgaP family membrane protein — MNVFDKIRAFCRPFRIVIGLVLIAIGYFTSNEWFYLGVIPLAAGLIDFCPLCSVSGKCTPKFKK; from the coding sequence ATGAATGTATTTGATAAAATAAGAGCATTTTGTAGACCATTTAGAATTGTTATAGGATTAGTTTTAATAGCCATAGGATATTTTACAAGTAATGAGTGGTTTTATTTAGGAGTTATCCCTTTGGCAGCAGGACTTATTGATTTTTGTCCACTTTGTAGTGTTAGTGGAAAATGTACACCTAAATTTAAGAAGTAA